The sequence below is a genomic window from uncultured Stenotrophomonas sp..
TAGAAATCCTGCGCACGTTCGGTCATTTGCCGGGCGGTGGCCAGTTCGGCTTCGCGCTGGGCCTTGAAGCGGGCGGCGACGTCGGCATTGCCGTCGAGCTTGCGCAGCGCCGCGCTCAGGTTGTCCTGGTACTGTTTTTCCAGCGCGGCGGTGATGTCCAGGCTGCCGGCGCCGGAGTAGGGCTCGAGCATGTCCCACAGGTTGCTCCAGTCCTGCTGCCACATGTTGCCGGTCAGGTGCGCGGCGATCATGCCGCCGCCCACTTCAGCCTTGTCCTTGCCGTATTGCTTGTCCAGCCTGGCACGGGTGTAGCAGTGCAGCTGTTCGTACAGCGGCTTGACCTGCTCCCACAGGCGGTCGGTCTCCGGGCCGACCTGGTCGGCGGGCATGTCATAGCCGCTGCGCCACATCTGCCCGGCGTCGTCGTAGCCCAGTTCGCGTGCGCCTTCGTTGACCAGCTCGGCAAAGCGCTGGTACGGCTTGCGCGAGGCCACGGCGGTGGAGTGCCAGCCCTGCCATGCGTCGAGCTGCTTGTCGTAGTCGCGCGAGAGCGCCAGCACTTTCTCCAGGTCGCCCAGCTGGCGGCAGTTCTGCTTGTCGCCTTCGCCGGTGCAGTAGGTGCCGGCGCCGTAGTCGCCTTCCAGCTTGGTGGCGATGGTGGCCAGTTCGGCCAGTTTGGCCGGGTCGCGCGGGGCGGGCATCGCGGTCATCAGCTTGAGCAGTTGCAGGGCACGCTTGCTGTCCTCGCTCATCGGCTGGCCGTCGTACCTGCCGGCCTGTTCGATCCAGCCATTGAGCGTGGTCAGCCAGCGCTCGTTGGCCTTGGCCGCCACGCGCGCGGAATCGTCGTTGATGTAGGTGGAGGACAACCACTGCGCCGAGGTCATCTCCGGGTACATGGCCTTGTATTCGGCGTTGACGCGGGCGATGAACTGGTCGGCGGTTTCCGCCGGGGCGGACGCGGCGGAGCCGGTGGCAGCGGTTTCGGACGCGGTTTCCTTTTTGCAGGCGCCCAGCGACAGCACGCCCGCGCTCACGGCAAGGGCCAGCAACAGATGACGGTGTTTCACGCGATTCCCCGGTGGTGATGGACCGGCGAAGGCTAGAGGGTGGGCCGATGCGCCGCAAGTGCGGGGGAGGGCGCCCGCATCATAGGCTGCAACCGGCAAACAGGTCGCGGTCGCGCGCGTACACCGACGTGCCGACCTGCATCAGCCCCAGCACCGACGGGAACAGGTTGTCGTGGTCGGTGCGTTGCGTGGCGCGCTGGCGCAGGCAGGCCAGATCAATACCACGGCCGGCGGCGAATTGCGGCGAAAACCACATCACCATCGGTACCCGGGTCTGTTCTTCCGGCGCGATCGCATACGGCATGCCGTGCAGATAAAGGCCCTTCTCGCCCAGCGACTCGCCGTGGTCGGAGAGGTAGACCATCGCCGTGTCGTAGTCGTCCATGCCGCGCAGGGTGGCGATGGTGCGGGCGAGGAAGTGGTCGGTGTAGCGCACCGCGTTGTCGTAGCTGTTGACGATCTCCTCGCGGCTGCATTTGCCCAGGTCCGGCGTGTCGCAGGTCGGTGCGTACTGGCGGAATTGCAGCGGATAGCGCTGGTAATAGCTGGGGCCGTGGTTGCCGAGCGGGTGCAGGACGATGACGCGGTCGCCGGGTTTGGTACGTGCCTGCGCGGGCAGATCGTCGAGCAGGATCTCGTCCATGCAGCGGCCATCGGCGCACAGTTCCGGGGTGGTGGCGTCGCCCAGCCGCTGGATGTCCAGCCCGTCGCACACGCCCTTGCAGCCGGACTGGTTGTCGCGCCACAGCGTGGTGATGCCGGCGTGTTCGAGCACGTGCAGCAGCGACTGGTGCGCACGGATCTTCTTCGCGTCGTAGTCGTGGCGGCCGAACGGCGAGAACATGCACGGCAGCGACACTTCGGTGCTGGTGCCGCAGGCGTGCATGTCGGGGAAGTTGATCACGCCGGCCTGCGCCAGCTCGGGCGTGGTCTGGCGCTCGTAGCCGTTCAGGCCCCAGTTCCGCGCGCGCACGGTTTCGCCGACCACCAGCACCAGCAGGCGCGGCTTGCCGCCGGCTGCGCGCGGCGTGGCCGTGGCGTCGGTACCGAGCGGCAGTTTCGGCGGGTTCCCGATCGGGTTGGAGGTGGACAGGTTCTGCTTCAGGGCGACCAGATAATTGATCGGCGTGGCGAGATAACGCACCTCGCGGTGGTTGCGCAGCAAGGCCGACACGTCCTGGAACGAGGCCAGCGCGCCGGTGGCGGTGACCACGGCCACGCCGAGCAGGAACACTGTCCGCTGCGCCAGCGCCCGGCCCCACGCCTGCTTGCGCAGCCGCAACCGCCACAGAAGCGCGCATGGGAGCAGCGCATGGCCGAGCAGCGGCAGGAGCAGTGCGGGCGTCATCAGCTCGCGTGATTCCTTGTGGTCGGTGGCCAGCACGTTGCGCAGCATGTCGGCATCGAGATAGACGTTGAAGCTGTCCATGTAATGGGTGGCGAAGGCGGTGGCGATGAACAACACCGCCAGCACCGGCTTGGCGTTCCAGCGCCACAACAGCAGGCCGAGCAGCAAGGCGTGCACGCCCGCCAGCAGTACGAACAGGGACAGCGCGAACGGCAGATTGCCGGGGTTGGTCGCCATCGCGTTGCGCCAGAACAACCCGTTGCAGGCCAGCGCGAAGAAGGCGCCGGCGAGCAGGATCAATGTCTCGGTGGTGATCCACGGGCGCCACTGGCGCAGGCGCGCGAACAGCGCGGCCGGTGCCGGCAGGTACGGGGCGGTGGCGTTCATGCCCGACCCCCTGCGTGGGTGGCGCCTGCCTGCGCCGGCGGGAACATCGTCAGGTAGAGCAGCACTGCCACCGTCCAGCAGACCGCCAGCGTGGCCACGTCGTGCGAAAGGAAATGTGCGCCGCGCAGCTGCTGCGTGAAGCCGAACAGCAACCCGGCAGCCAGCGCCGATGCGAGTGCCGGCCAGCGCCACCACGGGCGCAGCCGCAGCGCGAAGAAGTACAGCGCCACCCAGCCGTAGCCGGCACTGGCGTGGCCGGCGGGGAAGCAGGCGGCATGGCCGAGCGCGGCCGGGCGCGGCTGGAACAGGCCGATGAACGGGCGCAGGCCGCCGTAGCGTTGCAGATCCCACGGGCAATCCATCTGCGTCCACGATTTGAGCAGGGCGACGCTGCCGGTGGACAGGCCCACCGCCAGCAGCAGGTACAGCAGTGGCCGCCGCAGCGGCTTCCAGCGGCGGTCGATGCAGGCGCGCAGCAGCGCCAGCAGCACCAGCCCGGCGGCGAAGCTGCTCAGGTGCCTGCCGCCGCGATGGAGCGCATGGCTGGTCCACCATGCATCCCGGAGCGCCCACTGGCCGCCCTCGGTGCGGAAGAGCAGGTCGGCCAGCCACTGGTCGCCGTTGCCGGCCATCAGCAGCAGGCTGGCGGCGGTCAACGCGAAGGCTGGAAGCAGCAGATGACGGGCGAGGAAGCCGTGCCGATGGACGGGGCCACCTGCGATGGGCAGCGCTTGCGACGAAGGGAACGAAACGGACACGGAACGGATACGCCAACGGAAGGTGGGCGCATCGTGGTGATGCCGCTGTCGGAGGTGGGTCGGAGGTATGTCCGAACCGTGTTAACGGTTCAGCCGCGGCACCCGTGCAAGCGCCGCGTGGCGGTGGCGCCGTGGCCCCTGCTCAGTCTTCTTCGTCCGCGTCGATGGGCGCCACGCCGGCCACGTCGCCGTGGTTGCGCGCCACGCAGGCGGTGTCCAGCGCGGTACCGGGCAGCAGTTGCCAGTTGTTGCGGTTGGCGCTGCCGATGTCGATCACCTGCGTGCGGTCGGCACAGGGCGTCATCGCCGTGTCGCGCACGAACAGCCAGCGGTGCGAGGGCGCGGCGGCCACCCAGCGCGCGGCCTGTTCCCACTGTTCGGCGACGGGACGCTTGAAGCCGAAGTCCACCGCCTGCGGATGGGTCTGCAGCAGGTTCTGCTCGCGCCAGGCGACCATGCCCAGCTCGGCATCGCCGATACGCTGGCGCACCTTGTCCATGACCGCTGATGCCGAGCTGTATGGATCCAGCGCCGGCATCAGCCCGACGCCGTACATCGCCCACAGCAGCACGCTGGCCAGCACCACCGCCAGCCCGGCGCGGCGCAGCCGCAACCACGCGGCCAGCCCCAGCGCGGCGATGCCGAAGCCCGACAGCCACGCACCGACCTGCGGCAATACCCATGCGTCGATCGCCCGCCTGGCCGCCTGCTGCTGCGCCCAGCTGCCACCCTGCAGCGCGCCGTAGCCGATGGCCACAGTGGCAACGCCCAGCGCCAGCACGTACAGCAGCAGCGCCCAGCGCACGCCGGTGCGCCGCAGCAGGCCTGCCAGCAGCGGTGCGGCAGCCACCGCCAGCGCCGGCAGCATCGGCAGGATGTAGACCTCGCGCTTGCCGGGGCTGGCGCTGAAGAACAGCAACACCAGCAGCGCCCAGCCCAGCAACAGCAGGTAGCGCGGGTCGGCACGGCGCAGGCGGCGCCACCATGCCGGCAGCAGCCACGGCAGCAGCAGGCTGCCCGGCAGCCACAGCGTGGCCATCACCTGCAGGTAATACCAGGCCGGCTTGTGGTGGTGCCAGGCGTTGGCGTAGCGGGTGCCGGTCTGCTTGAACAGCAGTTCGTGGGCATAGGCCTGCAGGTGCGGGTCGGGGGTGCGCAGCAGGGCGATGCCCAGCGGCGCCAGCCATACCGCGGCACCGGCGACGAACAGCGGCAGGATCAACCACCAGTTCCAGCTGCGCCCCGGCCCGGCTGCGGCGGGGTGGCGCCAGCGCCATGCCAGCCACGGCAGCAGTACCAGCAGCGGCAGGAAGCCCACGCCCTTGGTCACGGTGCCGAGGCCGGCGGCGAATGCGCCCAGCGCCAGCAGTTTCCAGTCCGGCCCCAGCAGTAGGTGCCGCAGCAGCGCCCACAGCGACAGCGTGGTCATGCCCACCAGCACCATGTCGATCTGCGCGCGCTTGGCCATCAGTCCGAACTGGACGATGACGAACAGGCCCAGCACCGCATGGCGCGCCACCTGCCGGTTCCACAGCCGCCGCGCCAGGTCCCAGGTCAGCCACAGGGTCAGCAGCGCCGACAGCAGCGACGGCAGCAGGAAGGCGAGGTTCCAGTCGCCGACCACCTTGTAGGTGGCGGCCTGTATCCACATGAAGGTCGGTGGTTTTTCCGCGTACAACTCACTGCCCCGGTGCGGCAGCAGCCATTGCCCGGTTTCCACCATCTGCCGCGCGGCCAGCACGAAGCGCGGTTCGTCCGGCGGCGAGGGCTGGCGCATGCCCAGCCCGGCCAGCAGGCTCAGGGCGACCAGTGCCAGCAGCAGCGGGAACCACGGGGACTTGATCGAAAGGCGGGGGCTGGGTGGACGCACGCGCGGCTTGCCTGGGAAAAGGAAGATCATCGCCTCCCCGCCGTGGGAAGCATGTCGTAGCGCGGATTGTCGCCGTTTCCGACGTTCCTGCGACGTTCGCACCGCTACGATGGCCACGCGGCTGCCCATCCCGGGATGGCCGGACACGGAGCGAGCGCATGCGCCTGCTGGTCATCGAGGACAATCGCAACCTGGTCGCCAACCTTTTCGATTATTTCGAGGCGCGCGGCCATGTGCTGGATGTCGCGCCCGACGGCGTGACCGGGCTGCACCTGGCCGCCAGCCAGGCGCATGACGCGGTCCTGCTGGACTGGATGCTGCCGCGCATGGAGGGGCCGGAAGTGCTGCGGCGGTTGCGCGAAGAACACCGCAGCGAGGTGCCGGTGATCATGCTCACCGCGCGCGACGAGCTGCCCGACAAGATCGCCGGCTTCCGCGCCGGTGCCGACGACTACCTGACCAAGCCGTTCGCCCTGCCCGAGCTGGAAGTGCGGCTGGAGGCGGTGCTGGCGCGCACCCGCGGCCGCAACCCGCACAAGCTGCTGGAAGTGCACGACCTGCGGCTGGACCTGGCCACGCTGGAAGCGCAGCGCGCCGGCAAGCCGCTGCACCTGTACCCGGCCTGCCGCAAGCTGCTGGAGGTGCTGATGCGCGCCAGTCCGGCGGCGGTGCCGCGCAGCCAGCTCGAATACGTGCTGTGGGGCGACGAGCCGCCGGATGGCGACATGCTGCGCTCCCATATCTACGAACTGCGCCGCAGCGTCGACGGCCCGTTCGAGCAGAAACTGCTGCACACCCTGCCGCGCGTGGGCTACCGGCTGTGCGCGCCGGTGGCGGACGAAGCGCGGTGAGGGCGCGCCCGACCCTGCGCCGCAAGCTGCTGGGCTGGCTGGCGTTGTACCTGGGCCTGCTGACACTGGTGGTGTTCAGTGCCGCCAACTACGTGCACGAGCGCGCCGAGCACTCGGTATGGCGCGCGCTGCTCAACTCCGAACTGGACAGCATCGTCGCCAGCCGGAGTGCCGACCCGGACTACCGCTGGCAGGACTCGGACACCCTGCGTTTCTTCAGCGCGCACGATGCACGCGGCGTTCCCGACGAGCTGGCCGGGCTGGCCCCGGGTCTGCACGACGGCGTGCAGCTGGACGGCCGCAACAGCGTCGTGCTGGTGCGCAACACCCCCGATGCCGGGCGGGTGGTGCTGGCGCTGGACATCGGCGACTTCGCCGAGCTGGAAAACTTCATCACCCGCTGGGCGGTGCTGGCCGGCATCGCGATGGCGATCGTCACCCTGCTGATGGCGTGGGTGGGCACCAACCGGCTGGTGCGGCCGCTGTCGAGCCTGGCCGCCGCCATTGCCCGGCTGCAGCCGGAGCGCAGCGGGCAGCGGTTGCAGGTTGATGCGCGTGGCAGTGTGGAACTGGAGGTGATCGCCGGTTCGGTCAACGACTACCTGGAACGCAACGAGCGTTTCGTCGCGCGCGAGCAGGCCTTCATCGGTGCCGCCAGCCATGAGCTGCGCACGCCGATGGCGGTGATCGGCGGCGCCGCCGAGCTGGCGCTGGAGCAACCGGGGCTGCCGCCGCGCGCGCAGCAGCAGCTGCAGCGCGTGCGCACCACCGCACTGGGGGTGGAGCAGTTGATCCAATTGCTGCTGATGCTGGCGCGGGACCCGGCACGGCTGGCTGCATTGAGCGAGCCGGTGGCGCTGGAGCAGCTGTTGCCGGAAATCGTCGCCGACCATGCACACCTGGCCGTCGGCAAGGAGCTGGTCGTGGAAACGGCGGCGCCGGCGGCCTGCACGATCCTCGCGCCGGTGGGGGTGGTGCAGGCGGCGGTGGGCAACCTGCTGCGCAACGCGATGGAGAACAGCGACCGCGGCGTGATCCGGATGACGCTCGCGCCGCGCGCGGTGGTGACGATCGAGGACCCGGGCCACGGCATGAACCCGGAGGAAGTGGCCGCGGCCTATGCCAAGGTCGCCCGTGGCGAGCGCAACATGGGCACGGGGATCGGGCTGGAACTGATCGGCCGCCTGTGCGAACACCTGGGCTGGAAGCTGGACATCCATTCCGGCCCGGAGCGCGGCACCCGCGTCACCCTGGACATGGGTAGTTCGCTGCCATGACGCATGCCCTTCTCCCGATGGAGAAGGGCTTCCGTCACCCCGGCAGCAACCCGCGCTCGACCAGCCAGCGCCGCGCATCGTCGGCGTCCTGCTCGAACCACGCCCGTGTCGAGCCGAGCCGGTAGGTGTAGCCCCAGGCATCCATGTCGGCCATCAGCCGTGCGCTGCCGACGCCGGGCAGCTGCCCGGCCAGCACGATCTGCAGGTAGCAGGTGGCGTCTTCCTCCGGCACCGAGTCGGTGGCGTCGGTATGCACCTGCGCGCGGCGCTCGGGCGGCAGTACGATCAGGTGGCAGGCCTCGTGCAGCATCGAATGCACCGGCGTGTCGGCGCGCACATGGACGTCGGTGGCGATGATGCCGGCTTCCGGCTCGCCCCAGTAGCTGCCGGGGATGGCGGCGCCATCGGCGACGCGGTTCAGGCGCAGGCCGTGGCGGGCCAGCAGCGCGGCGGCGTCATCCCAGTGGATGTCGCCCACGCACAGCACGGCGGGGGCGTTGACGGTGGTGGAGGAGGAGGGCATGGGCGGAAACGTGCGGGGCCGTGTCGGCGGCCCCGTGGTGGTTCAGCTCTGCGGGCCTTCGGGCAGGGCCACGGAAATGTCGAGCACATCGTGCTCGCCGTCCTTGACCAGGTCCACCTTGACCGCGTCGACGTCGATGTTGACGTACTTCTTGATCACTTCCAGCAGCTCGCGTTGCAGCAGCGGCAGGTAGTCCGGGCCGCCACGGGTGCTGCGCTCCTGCGCGATGATGATCTGCAGGCGGTTCTTGGCGGTTTCCGCGGTGGTCTTCTTGCTCTTGAACAGGTCGGAGAAAATGCCCATCGTCACCCTCCGAACAGCTTGCTGAAGAAGCCCTTCTTGTCCACGGTGGTGAAGCGCATCGGGCGCTCTTCGCCGAGGATGCGCCCCACGGCGTCTTCATAGGCCTGGCCGGCCGGCGATTCGGTGTCCAAGATCACCGGCTCGCCCTTGTTGGAGGCGTTGAGCACGTCGCCGGATTCGGGAACCACGCCGATCGCCTTCAGCCCCAGCACTTCTTCCACGTCGGTGATGCTGAGCATCTCGCCGCTCTCCACCCGCGCCGGGCTGTAGCGGGTGAGCAGCAGGAAGGCCGGCACGCTCTTGCCGGCCTCGGCGTTGGCGGTCTTGGAGTCGAGCAGGCCGATGATGCGGTCCGAGTCGCGCACCGAGGACACTTCCGGGTTCACCACCACCACCGCGCGGTCGGCGAAGTACATGGCCAGGAACGCGCCCTTCTCGATGCCGGCCGGCGAGTCGCAGATGATGAAGTCGAAGCCGTCGGCGGCCAGGTCCTTGAGTACCTTCTCCACGCCTTCCTTGTTCAGCGCGTCCTTGTCGCGGGTCTGCGAGGCGGCCAGCACGAACAGGTTGTCGAAGCGCTTGTCCTTGATCAGGGCCTGCTTGAGCGTGGCCTCGCCGTGGACGACGTTGACGAAGTCGTACACCACGCGGCGTTCGCAGCCCATGATCAGGTCGAGGTTGCGCAGGCCGACGTCGAAGTCGATGACGGCGACCTTCTTGCCGCGGCGCGCGAGGCCGCAGGCGATGCTGGCGCTGGAGGTGGTCTTGCCCACGCCGCCCTTGCCGGAGGTGACTACGATGATTTCAGCCAAAGGATTTCTCCTGAATGTTCGGGTGGGCCGCGTCAATCCAGCGCGGCGATCATGATCTGGTCCTGCTCCAGCCAGACCTGCACGGCCTTGCCGCGCAGGTTGTCGGGAATATCGTCCAGTACCTTGTAACGTCCCGCAATGGCGACCAGTTCGGCGTGGAAGTCGCGGCAGAAGATGCGCGCGCCTTCGTTGCCCTTGGCGCCGGCCAGGGCGCGGCCCCGCAGCGTACCGTAGATGTGGATGCTGCCATCGGCGATGACCTCGGCGCCGGCACCCACTGTTGAGATGACAGTCAGGTCGCAGTTCTCGGCATACAGCTGCTGGCCCGGAATGCCCAGGGGCTCCAGGTTCAGCAGCTGTATGCCGGCGTGGATGTGGGCCGGGTCGGCATACAGCTGCTGGCCCGAGCGCACCGTGCCCAGCTGCATGCGCCCGGGCTGCGCCGGTGCGGCGGTCGCGGCGGGCGGCGGTGCCGGTTCAGGTGCGCGGCGCGGCGTGGGCGGTGCCACGGGGGTGGCATCGGCGGATTCATATTGGGCGCGGAACTTGGACAGCAGCGGCAGGCCGAGCTGTACCGAAAGCTGCTCGATCTCGCTGGTGCCGTAGGCCAGTGCCACCGGCAGCACGCCGGCCTCGCGCAGGCCGTCCAGCAGGGCCCGTGCGGTGGCGGTGTCCGGGGCGTGGCTGAGGCCGCCGAAATCGAG
It includes:
- a CDS encoding Peptidyl-dipeptidase A, whose translation is MKHRHLLLALAVSAGVLSLGACKKETASETAATGSAASAPAETADQFIARVNAEYKAMYPEMTSAQWLSSTYINDDSARVAAKANERWLTTLNGWIEQAGRYDGQPMSEDSKRALQLLKLMTAMPAPRDPAKLAELATIATKLEGDYGAGTYCTGEGDKQNCRQLGDLEKVLALSRDYDKQLDAWQGWHSTAVASRKPYQRFAELVNEGARELGYDDAGQMWRSGYDMPADQVGPETDRLWEQVKPLYEQLHCYTRARLDKQYGKDKAEVGGGMIAAHLTGNMWQQDWSNLWDMLEPYSGAGSLDITAALEKQYQDNLSAALRKLDGNADVAARFKAQREAELATARQMTERAQDFYVSLGMPKLPQGYWQNTQFIKPLDRNVVCHASAWDMNMGGDGKDTGADVRTKMCITPTEENFTTIYHELGHIYYDLAYNPLPPLFQGGANDGFHEAIGDTIVLAMTPKYLNSIGLVGQPQESREATINAQMRMALSGVSFLPFGLMIDRWRWGVFDGSIKPEQYNQKWWELKAQYQGVAPASARGEDYFDAGAKYHVPGNTPYLRYFLARILQYQFYKGLCDAAGHTGPLNECTFYGNKEAGQKYWAMLSKGASQPWQATLKELTGEEKLDAAPMLEYFAPLQAWLKQQNEGQMCGWQADATAPAQPTAP
- a CDS encoding Sulfatase → MNATAPYLPAPAALFARLRQWRPWITTETLILLAGAFFALACNGLFWRNAMATNPGNLPFALSLFVLLAGVHALLLGLLLWRWNAKPVLAVLFIATAFATHYMDSFNVYLDADMLRNVLATDHKESRELMTPALLLPLLGHALLPCALLWRLRLRKQAWGRALAQRTVFLLGVAVVTATGALASFQDVSALLRNHREVRYLATPINYLVALKQNLSTSNPIGNPPKLPLGTDATATPRAAGGKPRLLVLVVGETVRARNWGLNGYERQTTPELAQAGVINFPDMHACGTSTEVSLPCMFSPFGRHDYDAKKIRAHQSLLHVLEHAGITTLWRDNQSGCKGVCDGLDIQRLGDATTPELCADGRCMDEILLDDLPAQARTKPGDRVIVLHPLGNHGPSYYQRYPLQFRQYAPTCDTPDLGKCSREEIVNSYDNAVRYTDHFLARTIATLRGMDDYDTAMVYLSDHGESLGEKGLYLHGMPYAIAPEEQTRVPMVMWFSPQFAAGRGIDLACLRQRATQRTDHDNLFPSVLGLMQVGTSVYARDRDLFAGCSL
- a CDS encoding conserved membrane hypothetical protein (Evidence 4 : Homologs of previously reported genes of unknown function) translates to MSVSFPSSQALPIAGGPVHRHGFLARHLLLPAFALTAASLLLMAGNGDQWLADLLFRTEGGQWALRDAWWTSHALHRGGRHLSSFAAGLVLLALLRACIDRRWKPLRRPLLYLLLAVGLSTGSVALLKSWTQMDCPWDLQRYGGLRPFIGLFQPRPAALGHAACFPAGHASAGYGWVALYFFALRLRPWWRWPALASALAAGLLFGFTQQLRGAHFLSHDVATLAVCWTVAVLLYLTMFPPAQAGATHAGGRA
- a CDS encoding Dolichyl-phosphate-mannose-protein mannosyltransferase, giving the protein MIFLFPGKPRVRPPSPRLSIKSPWFPLLLALVALSLLAGLGMRQPSPPDEPRFVLAARQMVETGQWLLPHRGSELYAEKPPTFMWIQAATYKVVGDWNLAFLLPSLLSALLTLWLTWDLARRLWNRQVARHAVLGLFVIVQFGLMAKRAQIDMVLVGMTTLSLWALLRHLLLGPDWKLLALGAFAAGLGTVTKGVGFLPLLVLLPWLAWRWRHPAAAGPGRSWNWWLILPLFVAGAAVWLAPLGIALLRTPDPHLQAYAHELLFKQTGTRYANAWHHHKPAWYYLQVMATLWLPGSLLLPWLLPAWWRRLRRADPRYLLLLGWALLVLLFFSASPGKREVYILPMLPALAVAAAPLLAGLLRRTGVRWALLLYVLALGVATVAIGYGALQGGSWAQQQAARRAIDAWVLPQVGAWLSGFGIAALGLAAWLRLRRAGLAVVLASVLLWAMYGVGLMPALDPYSSASAVMDKVRQRIGDAELGMVAWREQNLLQTHPQAVDFGFKRPVAEQWEQAARWVAAAPSHRWLFVRDTAMTPCADRTQVIDIGSANRNNWQLLPGTALDTACVARNHGDVAGVAPIDADEED
- a CDS encoding Two component transcriptional regulator, winged helix family, with translation MRLLVIEDNRNLVANLFDYFEARGHVLDVAPDGVTGLHLAASQAHDAVLLDWMLPRMEGPEVLRRLREEHRSEVPVIMLTARDELPDKIAGFRAGADDYLTKPFALPELEVRLEAVLARTRGRNPHKLLEVHDLRLDLATLEAQRAGKPLHLYPACRKLLEVLMRASPAAVPRSQLEYVLWGDEPPDGDMLRSHIYELRRSVDGPFEQKLLHTLPRVGYRLCAPVADEAR
- a CDS encoding Two-component system sensor protein produces the protein MRARPTLRRKLLGWLALYLGLLTLVVFSAANYVHERAEHSVWRALLNSELDSIVASRSADPDYRWQDSDTLRFFSAHDARGVPDELAGLAPGLHDGVQLDGRNSVVLVRNTPDAGRVVLALDIGDFAELENFITRWAVLAGIAMAIVTLLMAWVGTNRLVRPLSSLAAAIARLQPERSGQRLQVDARGSVELEVIAGSVNDYLERNERFVAREQAFIGAASHELRTPMAVIGGAAELALEQPGLPPRAQQQLQRVRTTALGVEQLIQLLLMLARDPARLAALSEPVALEQLLPEIVADHAHLAVGKELVVETAAPAACTILAPVGVVQAAVGNLLRNAMENSDRGVIRMTLAPRAVVTIEDPGHGMNPEEVAAAYAKVARGERNMGTGIGLELIGRLCEHLGWKLDIHSGPERGTRVTLDMGSSLP
- a CDS encoding conserved hypothetical protein (Evidence 4 : Homologs of previously reported genes of unknown function), which translates into the protein MPSSSTTVNAPAVLCVGDIHWDDAAALLARHGLRLNRVADGAAIPGSYWGEPEAGIIATDVHVRADTPVHSMLHEACHLIVLPPERRAQVHTDATDSVPEEDATCYLQIVLAGQLPGVGSARLMADMDAWGYTYRLGSTRAWFEQDADDARRWLVERGLLPG
- the minE gene encoding cell division topological specificity factor (Evidence 2a : Function of homologous gene experimentally demonstrated in an other organism; PubMedId : 10096083, 11703919, 12897015, 1729224, 2645057; Product type cp : cell process); amino-acid sequence: MTMGIFSDLFKSKKTTAETAKNRLQIIIAQERSTRGGPDYLPLLQRELLEVIKKYVNIDVDAVKVDLVKDGEHDVLDISVALPEGPQS
- the minD gene encoding cell division inhibitor, a membrane ATPase,activates minC (Evidence 2a : Function of homologous gene experimentally demonstrated in an other organism; Product type e : enzyme); the protein is MAEIIVVTSGKGGVGKTTSSASIACGLARRGKKVAVIDFDVGLRNLDLIMGCERRVVYDFVNVVHGEATLKQALIKDKRFDNLFVLAASQTRDKDALNKEGVEKVLKDLAADGFDFIICDSPAGIEKGAFLAMYFADRAVVVVNPEVSSVRDSDRIIGLLDSKTANAEAGKSVPAFLLLTRYSPARVESGEMLSITDVEEVLGLKAIGVVPESGDVLNASNKGEPVILDTESPAGQAYEDAVGRILGEERPMRFTTVDKKGFFSKLFGG
- the minC gene encoding putative septum site-determining protein MinC (Evidence 3 : Function proposed based on presence of conserved amino acid motif, structural feature or limited homology) — encoded protein: MAANPDYEQAGDLKIGQVGVANLRIRTLDVARLVQEMRERVARAPKLFGRAAVILDFGGLSHAPDTATARALLDGLREAGVLPVALAYGTSEIEQLSVQLGLPLLSKFRAQYESADATPVAPPTPRRAPEPAPPPAATAAPAQPGRMQLGTVRSGQQLYADPAHIHAGIQLLNLEPLGIPGQQLYAENCDLTVISTVGAGAEVIADGSIHIYGTLRGRALAGAKGNEGARIFCRDFHAELVAIAGRYKVLDDIPDNLRGKAVQVWLEQDQIMIAALD